The Moraxella nasicaprae sequence TGTGAATTATTTGCATTGGTTGGAAAAAGTTGCCTATCAAGGCAATAAAATTGCACAATACAATCTTGGTCAAGCATATAGAGTGGGTGATGTTGTTAAACAAGATTATGCACAGGCGATTGAATGGTATCTTAAATCCGCCAACCAAAATTATTCAGAATCTCAATTCGTACTTGGTAGTATGTATGAAAATGCTCTTGGTGTTGAGCGAGATTACCAAAAGGCAATGGAGTGGTATTTAAGAGCATCTGACAATTATCATAAAGAAGCGATGTATAATATTGGTGTTATGTATGATATGGGAATGGGTGTTGAAGAAGATAACAAAAAAGCAATAGAATGGTATCAGAAAGCGATTGAGTTAAACAATGAAAAAGCTCGCTATAATTTGGCGATAAAATATTTTAATGGCGAAGGCGTAGAGCAAGATTATGAGCAGGCAATGATACTTTATGCCATTTCCGCCACTCGGGATTATGCACCAGCTCAATATAATATGGCGGTTGCTCTTAATACAGGCATAGGTGCAGAGCAAGATATTTCATTGGCAAAAGTTTGGTTTAAAAGAGCTTGCGAAAATGAACTAGAATTAGGCTGTGAAGCTTACCAAGAATTAGTTAAAGAAGGCTACTAACAAAAGAGAAATTTTATGAAAAACTTACTTCCTTCCACTTGGCAATCGCCAAGCTTAGATGGTATCAACACCGATGGCAAATGGCTGATACCGCCCATCGTGGATTTGTGCGGGCGTTTGCGTGAACCAGGACATCAGTCGCACGGTACGCTTGCCAGCGAGGGTAAGGCTGCCCGCTCTAATGGTATTTTGCACATCGTACTGCCACCAGATACTGACCCAATTTTACAAAGTGGTTCTTTGCTCAAAGGGCTAAGAGAAAAAGCGTATCAAGATGGCGGTATCTATCTGCATATCTTGGGTGCTTTGACCCAAGATTTAAAAGGTGAGCAGCCTGCCAATTTGGCAGGTCTAAAACAAGGCGGGGCGATTGCGGTCAGTAACGCCAATCGTGGTTTTGCCAATGACATGGTGCTACTGCGTACACTAGAATATGCCGCTACTTTTGATTTAAAAGTGTTCTTTTATCCTGATGAGCCAAGTTTATCAAAAGGTGGTGTGGCTCACGAGGGTTATATTGCGTCTTTTCACGGACTGCAAGGCATTCCTTGGCTTGCTGAAACCATCGCATTATCCAAGCAACTGCTGATGGTGGAAGAAACAGGGCTGACCGCTCATTTTAGCCAAATTACCTGCCGCACTTCGGTGGAGCTTATCCGCTGGGCGAAACAAAAGGGCTTGCCAATCACTTGTGATGTGGCGATGCACCAACTTCATCTGACCGATGATGATATCGAGGGTTATAATGCCAACGCCTATGTACTGCCACCGCTTCGCTCTAATACCGACCAGCAGGCACTCATCAAGGGCTTGCAAGATGGTACGATTGATGCGATTTGTAGCCATCATGAACCATTGTCATCATCAGCAAAACAAGCACCATTTGCTGAGTGTACCGCTGGCATCAGCAATTTTGATACTTTTGTGTCATTGGGCTGCAAACTTGTGGCGGACGGTCTTTTGACTGCCGAGCAGTTGGTCGAAAAAATTTGTACAGCTCCTGCTAAGATTGCAGGTATTAGCGATTATGAAAAAATTGGCGGAGCGGTACTGATTGACCCAAATCAGAGCTGGACAGTGACCAAAGATGCCATGCTATCGGCAGGCAAAAATACACCATTTATGGGTCAAACTTTGTATGGCAAGGTGGTACAAAGTTATTTTGATGCCATCGAATGATTGTGTGATTAAAAAAACCGCTTGATGATTTGATGGAATCATACAAACGGTTTTTTATTGCTTGAATCATAAAAAACGACCGCAAAATACGGTCGTCTTTTATTTTAAGAACTTAATGAATCGATGCGTCAATTAGAAAGCAAAATGTGCACCCAAGCTTAGCATCTTAGCATCTGATGATAGGTAGTTATAACCTGCTTCGATGCCAAAGTTGTTGTTTGGTTTGTAACCAAGAGCCACACCGCCAGCAACGCCTGTGGTGTCAGTGGTGCTGGTGTAGTTGCCAGACTTACTGTTCACATCAGTTTCAGTTTTGGCAACACCCAATTTGCCTTTGGCGTAGATTGGAGTGTTGTTGAAGTTGTAACGATAAGTACCGTAAGCACCGTAGCTTTTGGTTTTGCCTTCTAGGTTGGTGTCGAAGTCTTTTTTGTCAGAACCGATAAATTCAGCTTCTACGCCCAAACGCTCATCGAAGTTGTAACCGCCATAAACGCCATAAGCGGTGGTTTTTTCATTCACTTGGTCTGCATCGATTTGACCAACTTTCACACCAACATAGGCTTGTGAACCAGCGGTTGAGCCATAGCTGATGGCGGCGTTTGCACCTGTTGCTAGTAGGGCAGATGCAGATAGAGCAAGTAGTGATTTTTGTAGAGTTTTCATCGTATTCTCCTGTTTTGTTAAAATCAGCAGTTAAAGTGCTGTTTGAAGTGATGGAGTTATAGTAACAAAATATTTCATACTGACTGTTCGTGTTTGATGAGTAATGTGTAAAGTTTTGTAAAATTTACCAAAACATCAGCCATATTTTTCAAAAAATTGCGAGAAAATGTTTCAATTCTATCTAAAAGCCCTTTATTTTTCGCTAATATTAGCCAGCTGACAGTCTGATTTTGATAAAAATTAGCCAAATGGTCAATATTTGTTCGTTGATTGGGGTTAAATTTGCCCAATGATTCAATAGTTGATAAAAAATGATGAAAAATTTGCCGAACCTGTGCCAAGATTGTGTACAATGAACAAAAACAGTCATTGATTTTTGATTAAATTTTGTACAAAATATGCTTTTGTTACAGAATTTGCCACATTTTGCACCGATTCATCAAGATGTTACTGAGCATTTTTATTTGATGAGAGTGAATGATGAGTTGTTTTTGGGTCATTTAGCCAGTCATAAGGAGTCAGCCATGCAGCCAACCCCAAAAAAAGTTTTGATTTTTGATTTGGACGGGACTTTGATTGATAGCGTGCCTGATTTGGCGGCAGCAATCAATCAGATGCTTGCCAAGTTTGAGTTGCCACTGGCATCTGTCGAGGCAGTGCGTGGCTGGGTGGGGAATGGCTCGCTGGTGTTGGTGGAGCGTGCTTTGTTGGCGATGGGTGGTCAGCTGGCGATGCTTGATGAAGCACACGAGATTTTTTTGGCACAATATGCTGATTGTGCCAGTCAAGAGACGGTGGCGTATGCTGGCGTGAATGAGGGGCTTAATCGGTTGTTGGCGGCAGGATTTCGGTTGAATATTGCCACGAACAAGCCTGAGCGATTTTTGCCAGCCTTATTGACGCATTTAGGCTGGCAGGATAAGTTTGATTTGGTGCTGGGTGGCGATAGTCTATCAGCAAAAAAACCAGACCCAATGCAGCTGACTTATATTTGTCAAAGACTGGGCTACACGATTGATGAGTGTGTGATGATTGGCGATTCAAAGAATGACATCATGGCAGGTCAAGCAGCTGGCATGAGTACGCTGGCATTGCGATATGGCTATAATTATGGCGAGCCAATCGATGCGTCCAATCCCACCCAAGCATTCGATGACTTTGATGGCTTGGTGGCGTTTATTTTGACATTGGCTTGATGGTTTGAGCGGTTGCCATCAAGATAAAATCCGTGCAGTCATCGCTTATCGGTAGCTGAGTGCTTCGGCAAGATGTGTGCTACTAATTTCATCAGCGTCCGCCAAGTCAGCAATCGTACGAGCCACTCGCAAAATGCGATGATAGCTACGAGCTGAGAGATTGAGCCGAGCTTGTGCCAGTTTGAGCATCTTTTGTTGGTCAGGTTGTAAGATGGCAATGCAATCAAGTTCAGCAGGGGAGAGCTGGGCGTTGGTTTTTTGTTGTCTGCTTAGCTGTTTTTGATGGGCTTGAATGACCCGTTGTCGGACGATTGACGAACTTTCGCCAACAGGAGCATTTTGCAGGTCATCGATGGGTACGGCTGGTACATGAATGTGCAAATCAATGCGGTCAAGTAATGGACCTGAGATTTTATCTTGGTAGCGTTTGATTTGTTCAGGACGGCAATGACAGCGGTCTGTGCCATCGCCATGATAACCACAAGGACAAGGATTCATTGCAGCGATGAGTTGAAAATCAGCAGGGAAAGCGACCTGACTGTTGGCACGACTGATGATGATTTCTTTGGATTCGATGGGTTGTCTGAGCGTTTCTAAGGTTTTTCGGTCAAACTCTGGTAATTCGTCCAAAAATAGAACGCCATGATGAGCAAGGCTAATCTCGCCAGGCTTAGGTCGTGAACCGCCGCCAACCAATGCCACTGCTGAGATGGTGTGATGACAGGGGCGAAATGGGCGTTCACCAAAAGTGTATGGCACGCCTGCAATCGAATAAATGCTGGCAACTTCTAGGGCTTCTTCATCATCTAGGGGTGGTAAAATGCTGGGCAGGCGAGATGCCATCAAGGTTTTACCAGAACCAGGCGAGCCTGTAAAAAGCAGCGAATGCCCACCAGCAGCGGCAATCTCTAAGGCTCTTCTGGCGTGATGTTGCCCCTTGACATCGGATAAATCAAGTGGATATTTTGGTGTGCTGTGTTCTATTGTCACAGTCGTGGCGGTTAAAAGATTTGCTTGATTGGCATTGATGCCGCTGATGACATCAAGATGCTGGCAGACAGCTGTTAGGTTGGTTGCTCCTAATACCGTGATTTGCCCAACTTTGGCAGCTTCGATGGCGTTATCTGTGGGCAAAATTAACGAACGGTTGTCTGATGAATTTTTGATGGCACGAGCGATGGATAATGCCCCTGTGATGTCTCGCAAATCGCCATTAAGTGCCAATTCTCCAACAAACTCAAAGTTATCTAAGACTGTTTCATCAATCTGACCGCTGGCGGCCAAAATACCAAGTGCAATCGGCAAATCCAGCCGTGACCCTTCTTTTGGGACATCAGCTGGGGCAAGATTGATGGTAAGGCGGCGGTTTGGAAAGTCAAATCCTGAATTTAAGATGGCAGAACGCACCCTGTCTTTGCTTTCTCGAACCGATGCTTCTGGTAAGCCAACGATGGTCAAGGCGGGTAATCCTTGTGATAGATGTACTTCGACCACCACTTGTGGGGCGTGCAAACCCACCACAGAACGAGTATGAATTTTGGCAAATGACATGGTAAATCCTTTTTTCTTGACAACAAGAGTGCTTATCATTGCCAACTTTGGGTAAATTGTCAAGAAAAAACGCAGTAAAACTTGATGGCTTTACTGCGTTTTTTGTACAATCAATCAGGCTGTACCGTCACCAATACTCGAATACTGTCAGGCACGAGTGATAGCTGACCCAAGGCGTGCAAACCTTGCTCTTTAAGCTTAACTAGGCTACTAATTTCATCATCTCGCACATTGGGATTGATGGCTTGCAATCGTTGCAAACGCCCAATTTCTTTATCAAAATAATCTGCAAATTGTCCGCTGGCTTGTTTGCTAATCATTTCAAGCTGCTCTTGGGCAAGTTGTTTGGCACGAGCTGTTTGAGTGTCAATGATATTGGCACGAGCTTTGGTGACTTGTCTGGCACGAGCTTTATCCAGTCGTTCGATGAGTGGCAGGATTTTTTCGCTGGTGGCGATTTTGCTCAAATCATCGCCTCGCTCACTCAAAAAGACTCGCAGACTTTGCTGAGGCAGATAGGCTGATAGGTTTAGTTGTTTGCTGGCAATGGCTTCGATGCGAAATTGGTTTTCGATGAGGAGCATGCCTTTGGGCAGGGCGGCAGATTTAAGCAGTGCCACTTGGGTATTGCCAAAAGTACCAGACAGCACCATTTCCAAAATCGCCTGCACAAATGGGTGTTCGTAAGTCATGTATTCAATGTCTTCACGAGCCAATGCCTGCTTGCGGTCAAAGGTCAAGGTCATGCCATCTTCATCAATCGGCAAACTTTCAATGCCAGCAATGTCCACCTCTGATGCATCAATGGGATGAACAATCCAAGTCCCATCTCGTTGGATGCTATAATCCATACCAACTGCGGTCAGATAGTTATCTAAGAAGACAGGCAGTAGTTTATTGGTATCAAGCTCATGCATCGCATCGGCAATGCGATTGGCGACATTGGGACGGCAAGAATTGTATTCTAGCAGTCGGTCTCGCCCAGCTTGTAACTCTGCTTCAAGCTCTTGGCGGTGCAAAGAACCATCGGCAATCAGCTGGGAGAGGGCTTCTTGGTTGTCAGGCGTGGTAGGGCTTTCTAGCAAAGGTTTTAGCTGTGCGATGAATGCCTCTTGGACGGCTTGGGCGGTCGGGCTGATTTGATGAAAGATATTCAATGCACCATCGTACCAGTTGTACAGTCGCTCTTGGGCAGTACCCATCACAAATGGCACATGCAGGTTGATTTGGGCAATTTGTCCAATACGGTCTAATCGTCCGATGCGTTGTTCTAGGGTGTCAGGATTGGCTGGTAAATCAAACAAAATCAAATCTTGGACAAACTGAAAATTACGCCCCTCAGAACCAATCTCTGAGCATAGCAAAATTTGAGCCCCAGCATCATCAGCAAAATATGCCGCTGCTTGGTCTCGTTCAAGTAGGCTCATCTGTTCAGTAAAGATGGCGGTTTTGATGCCAGCGTGCAGGCGTAACACCGCTTCTAGACTTTCGATGGTTGCACCACTTCGAGCGATGAGCAGGGCTTTTTTATGCTTTAAGGTGTCTTTGAGGAGATTGATGAGCCAGTTTACTCGTGGGTCGGTTTCTAACCAGCTGCCATCTGGATAATTTTCCTCGCCCCACAGCTGTTCTCTTAGTTTGCCATTGACATAGTGGCTATTTTTCCATGCGTCTGGTAGGGGTAGTGGGTAGGGAATGCTGGTACGACCGTGAAAGCCTTGTACGCTATCACGAGTATTGCGAAACAACACTCGCCCTGTGCCATGTCTGTCTAGCAGTTCGTTGATGATGTGTGTTCTTAGGCGGTCATTGGCGTTGATGTCGGCAATCTGAGCCTCTTCAAAGCCTAATAAACCTGCTACTGCACGAATTTGTTTATCGCTTAGTTCTTGACCATCGATGAGTAAAGTTGCCACCATTGCCACATCGGCAAACGCATCCTGTGCTGCAATAAAATCGTCCAAATCATCAAAGCGGTGCGAATCAAGCAATCTTAGGCGAGCAAAATGACTGTCAATACCAAGCTGCTCTGGTGTTGCAGTTAGAAGTAGCACGCCTGCGGTATTGGTAGCAAAGTCTGCCACCAGCTCGTATTTATCATTACCGCCTTGTGCTTCATCCCATTGCAGATGATGAGCCTCGTCCACCACCAACAGGTCAAATCCTGCGGCATAGGCTTGCTCGTATAGGTCATGATGGTCAAGCAACAGGTCAATGCCAGCAATGATGAATTGTTCGGTCAAAAAGACATTTTGGTCAGGATTGTGTTCTTTGATGGAGGCGGTACGCACCAAGTCAAATAAGGCAAAATCCAGATTAAAGCGGCGTTTTAGCTCAATCATCCATTGGTATTGTAAGCTATCAGGCACAAGCACCAAGACACGACTGACTTTGCCAGTCAGGATTTGTTGGTGCATAATCAGACCAGCCTCGATGGTTTTGCCAAGTCCGACCTCATCTGCCAATAGCACTCGTGGAGCCAGTCGTTTGCCAACTTCGTGAGCGATGTACAGCTGGTGCTTGATGATGTCCACTCTTGCCCCAATCAGACCACGCAATGGGTGCCTGCTTAGCATGGCTTGGATACGCAAGGCATCTTGGCGTAGATTATACCAATCTGATGATTCAATCTGACCTGCCATCAGGCGTTCTAGTGGCTTGGCAAGCGTGATGTTTGCCGCCAGACGAGTTTCCATCAGGCTTTTGCCACAAGTCAAATGATAACGCATCACCCCAGAGATGTTCTCACAGCTTGCCACGGTGTGTAGATTGCCATCTTGGTCGGTGATGTTGTCACCAACCGAAAAAACGACACGAGACAGTAGGGCGGACGCTTTGGCATAGACCCGAGTTTCTTCGCTTTGGGGGAATAAGATATGCACGCAGCGTTCATCAACATTGATGACCACGCCCAATCCCAAATTACTCTCGCTGTCAGAAAGATAACGCTGACCAATGGCAAAATTTTCGTTCATCATCTTAGGCTCTTATTTTATCGTTGTTGTCTTAACAAATCGTGCTTAACCAAACTATTTTACGCCAGTTTGTTGTTTTTCGCACTATTTTTCATGCAGTTATGGGGATTATTTTTATATTTTGTAGCTTTTTGGACGGTCATTTTGTTAAGATAAGGCGATTTTTACCCTTAATGCAAGACTGATTGTGATTTTTTGAACGGAGAAATTGATGAAAGCGGTATTTTTGGACGCTGGTACTTTTTCGCCATTGGTTGAACTGGTTCAGCCATCTGGTGTGTCTGATTATGTGGTGTATCCTGCCACCGCAGATGACCAAATCATCGAGCGTTGTTTTGATGCAGACATCATCATCACCAATAAAGTGGTATTGACGGCGGATATTATCCATGCCTTGCCAAATCTAAAACTGATTCAGCTGACCGCCACAGGCATGAATAATGTGGACGCACAGGCATGCCAAGAGCGAAATATCGCCTTGTATAATGTGGCTGGCTATTCGGTGGAGACCGTGCCTGAGCATACCTTTATGTTAATGCTGGCGGTGATGCGTGCCATCAAGCATTATCATACCAAGGCAAGCGATGGCAGTTGGCAGGCTGATGGTCGTTTTTGTTTGCTTGATGAGCCGATTTTTGATTTGGCAGGCAGTACGCTTGGCATCGTTGGTGCAGGCAGTATTGGCAAAAAGGTCGGGCAAATCGCCACCGCTTTTGGTATGAAAGTTTTGTATGCTGAGCGAGCAGGGCAAGCACCCAGAGCTGGCTATACCGCCTTTGATGAGGTGCTGGCAAATAGTGATGTTTTGGCATTGCACTGCCCATTGACTGATGAGACGCATCATCTGATTAATGATGACACCATCGCCAAAATGCACAAAAAACCACTCATCATCAATGTCGCTCGTGGCGGTGTGGTTGATGGGGCAAGTATTGTTCGAGCATTAAATCGTGAGCAGATTTTTGGTTATGCTTCTGATGTGTTTGAAAGCGAGCCGTTCGCTGATGACGACCCGTTGCTTAGCGTTGCCAATCATCCACGAGTGCTATTCACGCCGCATAATGCTTGGGGTAGTGTTAAGGCACAGACGAAACTTTGGCAGATTCTATGCACGCAGGTGGAGGCATTCATCGCCAAGCAGCACTGATGTGTGTTTTTTATCTTTGAAAAAACCGTCCTTGTGGCGGTTGTTTGATGAATAAAAAAAGACCCCTAAATCATCAGGGGTCTTTTTGATATGGTGGCGAGAGGCAGGATCGAACTGCCGACACACGGATTTTCAATCCGTTGCTCTACCGACTGAGCTATCACGCCAAAGTGGGCGTATTAAACCAAAAAAATGAATGTAGGTCAAGTGTTTTTGATAAAATTTTTGATATTTTGATGATTTTGGGTATTTTTATCTTTGATTTGATGTCCGTCATGGTGCGTGATGGGCAATGCGTGAGCGATGGTCAAAAGAACTTTTTATGTTGATGGATAATAAATGGTGTTATACTATGGCTATTATTGAATCAAGTTTTCATCGAAAAAAGAGCATCTATGTCGCAGTCAGCCTTATACCAAACTTTGCAAACTTCGCCCACATCGTTAAGCCAACTTCAAGATGGTTTGAATGATGAGTTGATGAACGATGTCAAATCAGCAATCTTGGCGGTCAATTTGCCAGAATCTTTATCGCAGGCGTGTTTGTATGCGATGGGCAATGGCGGCAAAAGAGTCAGACCGCTTTTGGTGTTGGCTGGATTGTCAGTGGTTGGGGTAAGCCAAAGGGGTTTTGAGCTGGCTAGGCGTGCCATGATGGCTGTGGAGATGATTCATGGCTATTCACTGGTGCATGATGATTTGCCATGTATGGACGATGATGACTTGCGTCGTGGTAAGCCAACCTGCCATATTGTCTATGGCGAGGCGGTGGCGATGCTGGTGGGCGATGTGTTGCAAACTTTGGCTTTTGAGGTGCTATGCCAGTCTGATGATGACAATGATACGGCAGTGCTGACCGCCAAACTTAGTGCCATACTAGCCCCACGAGCCAGACGCATGGTGTCAGGTCAGATGCTTGATTTATTGGGCGAACGCCAAATGCTAGATGCCAAACAGCTACAAGCCATTCATATTGACAAGACGGGAGCATTGATTGAGGCGTCAGTATTGATGGGAGCGGTGTGTACTGGGGCAAATGCTGATACGATGGACAGGCTAAGTAAGTATGCACAAGCGGTGGGGCTTGCCTATCAGGTGCAAGACGATGTGCTTGATGTGGTGGCGGACACCAGCACGCTGGGCAAACCTGCTGGCTCTGATGAAAAATTAGAAAAATCAACTTATGTCAAGCTGCTGGGCGTAGAACAAGCACGCCACTATGCTGATGAGTTATTTGCTCAGGCAAGAGAATGTGTGGCGGTCTTTGGTGATGACAATCTGCTGTTGCAAGTGGTTGATTGGCTACAAAAAAGAGATTATTAGTCGATTTGTTAAAAAGACTTGGTCATTAGTTTATGCATTGCTTTTGGTGCCGCCAAGCCTGT is a genomic window containing:
- a CDS encoding tetratricopeptide repeat protein, with protein sequence MFKKISILTAGLLLSVSVFANDVQDLIQKAENGDIESQIELVDYYRHNQDNVNYLHWLEKVAYQGNKIAQYNLGQAYRVGDVVKQDYAQAIEWYLKSANQNYSESQFVLGSMYENALGVERDYQKAMEWYLRASDNYHKEAMYNIGVMYDMGMGVEEDNKKAIEWYQKAIELNNEKARYNLAIKYFNGEGVEQDYEQAMILYAISATRDYAPAQYNMAVALNTGIGAEQDISLAKVWFKRACENELELGCEAYQELVKEGY
- a CDS encoding dihydroorotase, translated to MKNLLPSTWQSPSLDGINTDGKWLIPPIVDLCGRLREPGHQSHGTLASEGKAARSNGILHIVLPPDTDPILQSGSLLKGLREKAYQDGGIYLHILGALTQDLKGEQPANLAGLKQGGAIAVSNANRGFANDMVLLRTLEYAATFDLKVFFYPDEPSLSKGGVAHEGYIASFHGLQGIPWLAETIALSKQLLMVEETGLTAHFSQITCRTSVELIRWAKQKGLPITCDVAMHQLHLTDDDIEGYNANAYVLPPLRSNTDQQALIKGLQDGTIDAICSHHEPLSSSAKQAPFAECTAGISNFDTFVSLGCKLVADGLLTAEQLVEKICTAPAKIAGISDYEKIGGAVLIDPNQSWTVTKDAMLSAGKNTPFMGQTLYGKVVQSYFDAIE
- a CDS encoding porin family protein encodes the protein MKTLQKSLLALSASALLATGANAAISYGSTAGSQAYVGVKVGQIDADQVNEKTTAYGVYGGYNFDERLGVEAEFIGSDKKDFDTNLEGKTKSYGAYGTYRYNFNNTPIYAKGKLGVAKTETDVNSKSGNYTSTTDTTGVAGGVALGYKPNNNFGIEAGYNYLSSDAKMLSLGAHFAF
- a CDS encoding phosphoglycolate phosphatase gives rise to the protein MQPTPKKVLIFDLDGTLIDSVPDLAAAINQMLAKFELPLASVEAVRGWVGNGSLVLVERALLAMGGQLAMLDEAHEIFLAQYADCASQETVAYAGVNEGLNRLLAAGFRLNIATNKPERFLPALLTHLGWQDKFDLVLGGDSLSAKKPDPMQLTYICQRLGYTIDECVMIGDSKNDIMAGQAAGMSTLALRYGYNYGEPIDASNPTQAFDDFDGLVAFILTLA
- a CDS encoding YifB family Mg chelatase-like AAA ATPase — encoded protein: MSFAKIHTRSVVGLHAPQVVVEVHLSQGLPALTIVGLPEASVRESKDRVRSAILNSGFDFPNRRLTINLAPADVPKEGSRLDLPIALGILAASGQIDETVLDNFEFVGELALNGDLRDITGALSIARAIKNSSDNRSLILPTDNAIEAAKVGQITVLGATNLTAVCQHLDVISGINANQANLLTATTVTIEHSTPKYPLDLSDVKGQHHARRALEIAAAGGHSLLFTGSPGSGKTLMASRLPSILPPLDDEEALEVASIYSIAGVPYTFGERPFRPCHHTISAVALVGGGSRPKPGEISLAHHGVLFLDELPEFDRKTLETLRQPIESKEIIISRANSQVAFPADFQLIAAMNPCPCGYHGDGTDRCHCRPEQIKRYQDKISGPLLDRIDLHIHVPAVPIDDLQNAPVGESSSIVRQRVIQAHQKQLSRQQKTNAQLSPAELDCIAILQPDQQKMLKLAQARLNLSARSYHRILRVARTIADLADADEISSTHLAEALSYR
- the rapA gene encoding RNA polymerase-associated protein RapA, producing the protein MNENFAIGQRYLSDSESNLGLGVVINVDERCVHILFPQSEETRVYAKASALLSRVVFSVGDNITDQDGNLHTVASCENISGVMRYHLTCGKSLMETRLAANITLAKPLERLMAGQIESSDWYNLRQDALRIQAMLSRHPLRGLIGARVDIIKHQLYIAHEVGKRLAPRVLLADEVGLGKTIEAGLIMHQQILTGKVSRVLVLVPDSLQYQWMIELKRRFNLDFALFDLVRTASIKEHNPDQNVFLTEQFIIAGIDLLLDHHDLYEQAYAAGFDLLVVDEAHHLQWDEAQGGNDKYELVADFATNTAGVLLLTATPEQLGIDSHFARLRLLDSHRFDDLDDFIAAQDAFADVAMVATLLIDGQELSDKQIRAVAGLLGFEEAQIADINANDRLRTHIINELLDRHGTGRVLFRNTRDSVQGFHGRTSIPYPLPLPDAWKNSHYVNGKLREQLWGEENYPDGSWLETDPRVNWLINLLKDTLKHKKALLIARSGATIESLEAVLRLHAGIKTAIFTEQMSLLERDQAAAYFADDAGAQILLCSEIGSEGRNFQFVQDLILFDLPANPDTLEQRIGRLDRIGQIAQINLHVPFVMGTAQERLYNWYDGALNIFHQISPTAQAVQEAFIAQLKPLLESPTTPDNQEALSQLIADGSLHRQELEAELQAGRDRLLEYNSCRPNVANRIADAMHELDTNKLLPVFLDNYLTAVGMDYSIQRDGTWIVHPIDASEVDIAGIESLPIDEDGMTLTFDRKQALAREDIEYMTYEHPFVQAILEMVLSGTFGNTQVALLKSAALPKGMLLIENQFRIEAIASKQLNLSAYLPQQSLRVFLSERGDDLSKIATSEKILPLIERLDKARARQVTKARANIIDTQTARAKQLAQEQLEMISKQASGQFADYFDKEIGRLQRLQAINPNVRDDEISSLVKLKEQGLHALGQLSLVPDSIRVLVTVQPD
- a CDS encoding D-2-hydroxyacid dehydrogenase → MKAVFLDAGTFSPLVELVQPSGVSDYVVYPATADDQIIERCFDADIIITNKVVLTADIIHALPNLKLIQLTATGMNNVDAQACQERNIALYNVAGYSVETVPEHTFMLMLAVMRAIKHYHTKASDGSWQADGRFCLLDEPIFDLAGSTLGIVGAGSIGKKVGQIATAFGMKVLYAERAGQAPRAGYTAFDEVLANSDVLALHCPLTDETHHLINDDTIAKMHKKPLIINVARGGVVDGASIVRALNREQIFGYASDVFESEPFADDDPLLSVANHPRVLFTPHNAWGSVKAQTKLWQILCTQVEAFIAKQH
- a CDS encoding polyprenyl synthetase family protein — its product is MSQSALYQTLQTSPTSLSQLQDGLNDELMNDVKSAILAVNLPESLSQACLYAMGNGGKRVRPLLVLAGLSVVGVSQRGFELARRAMMAVEMIHGYSLVHDDLPCMDDDDLRRGKPTCHIVYGEAVAMLVGDVLQTLAFEVLCQSDDDNDTAVLTAKLSAILAPRARRMVSGQMLDLLGERQMLDAKQLQAIHIDKTGALIEASVLMGAVCTGANADTMDRLSKYAQAVGLAYQVQDDVLDVVADTSTLGKPAGSDEKLEKSTYVKLLGVEQARHYADELFAQARECVAVFGDDNLLLQVVDWLQKRDY